From one Deltaproteobacteria bacterium genomic stretch:
- a CDS encoding TAXI family TRAP transporter solute-binding subunit has product MKKALILLIVAGFLFGAVANGWSQAKDFKWATSAAGSSGHRALVNLAAVLDKEMPNYRIAALPTPGAIVSVKGYATGQFDGYYGADIAFYELANDINRFKGFKAHIKRYPVQSFWTYSVEVGVGILAKDKGKYKQWRDLSGQPIFTGPLPWDVRAHLERAFKALGMNFVYREMDLSSVGSQLEAGNIKAFNAYTNAEVTTAPWIIEISVGTDWAILNPSQEEIELLRKAAFRIAEVKPDAFKKDIHAAKALLLPFYYGFHVGLEVPEQDVYKMLTIIEKNAAELAKVDSAYMQIKTDMPGFQRQGVEAALNFVPIHPGLAKYMRERGVWDSKWDGRIAKPK; this is encoded by the coding sequence ATGAAAAAAGCACTCATTTTATTAATCGTAGCCGGATTCCTCTTCGGAGCAGTGGCCAATGGCTGGTCGCAAGCCAAGGATTTTAAGTGGGCGACATCCGCCGCGGGTTCGTCTGGCCATAGGGCTTTAGTCAACCTGGCCGCGGTGCTGGACAAAGAAATGCCGAACTACAGGATCGCAGCCTTGCCCACACCGGGAGCGATCGTTTCCGTTAAAGGCTACGCGACCGGGCAGTTTGATGGCTATTATGGCGCCGATATTGCCTTCTACGAATTGGCGAATGACATCAACCGATTCAAGGGTTTTAAAGCTCATATAAAAAGGTACCCCGTCCAATCCTTCTGGACTTACTCGGTGGAAGTGGGGGTAGGGATCCTTGCCAAGGACAAAGGAAAATACAAACAATGGCGGGACCTTTCCGGCCAGCCGATTTTTACCGGCCCTCTCCCCTGGGATGTGCGGGCCCATTTGGAAAGGGCTTTTAAAGCGCTGGGGATGAACTTTGTATACCGGGAAATGGACCTATCGTCCGTAGGGTCGCAGTTGGAGGCCGGCAATATCAAGGCCTTCAACGCGTATACGAACGCAGAGGTGACAACAGCTCCCTGGATCATCGAGATATCCGTCGGCACAGACTGGGCCATCCTCAATCCTAGCCAAGAGGAAATTGAGCTGCTGCGGAAGGCTGCGTTTCGGATTGCCGAAGTGAAACCGGATGCCTTCAAAAAGGACATCCACGCCGCAAAAGCTCTCTTATTGCCCTTCTACTATGGATTCCATGTAGGGCTGGAGGTTCCCGAGCAAGACGTCTACAAGATGTTGACCATTATCGAAAAAAATGCGGCTGAGCTGGCCAAAGTAGACTCCGCCTACATGCAAATTAAAACGGATATGCCCGGTTTTCAGCGCCAGGGGGTTGAAGCGGCGCTCAATTTCGTTCCCATCCATCCCGGCCTGGCGAAATACATGCGGGAGCGTGGCGTCTGGGATTCCAAGTGGGACGGTCGCATCGCCAAGCCCAAGTAG
- a CDS encoding TRAP transporter large permease subunit produces the protein MNSFIRIFFSLLALFFFVYLFRYYLTGVGGPTYLAVILVPVAFILFTLDALRNNELYPRLGAAANYIIGGVYIALPIVTLLYIGVEFEEIGTVRAGVWNTTDLVVGGLMVVLVMEYTRKRHFPLFILNVFLSLYAVYGWIVPGLFHHPGMDWGRILSSMSVEMATGVFSRLPQLALTMIGSFLLVLSVLRAFGCVASIINTASRIANKSAHALPQAAVLGSMAVGTVTGSGAANAITIGSATIPAMIASGIPKVNAAAIETAASLGGQLMPPVMGIAAFLMAEFLGVSYFEVVARGYAPALIYYAGVSVGVYLISVRYQTGMARIPLVQTGILDKINLLVYVGVIAGLIYLMGVAQVPPMLAALRVFVVTGIVVSVIFIFTTLRSRPSRDLRSLAAPFLRFIDHFTTMTFDLTLLLASLSIMTGVVVITGITTKVGFLLMEAAGFHLVAMILVAFFFGAIVGTGLPPAPTYILTALVIAPAMIKVGINPWVIHFFAFFVAVWGELTPPTSVVAAVTSKIADAPFMGTLFRGIQLCCVLFLLMGGVFARPELVLEPGMAQLGAMFLLMAGTVGIQFSIQAKYSNKRGRDVIARIALAGFSLIVVLHPSTRLATLAIAPIAVFVGYWVLQQRRKVL, from the coding sequence ATGAATTCCTTCATCCGGATTTTTTTCTCCCTTCTTGCCCTCTTTTTTTTCGTGTACCTCTTCCGATACTACCTTACCGGCGTCGGGGGGCCAACCTATCTCGCCGTCATCCTGGTTCCGGTCGCGTTCATCCTCTTCACCTTAGATGCCCTGCGCAACAACGAGCTTTATCCCAGGCTTGGGGCTGCCGCTAACTACATCATTGGGGGCGTTTACATTGCCCTGCCCATTGTTACTCTCCTGTACATTGGCGTCGAGTTCGAAGAGATTGGCACAGTGCGGGCAGGTGTATGGAATACCACTGACCTGGTGGTTGGGGGGCTGATGGTTGTCCTGGTGATGGAGTACACGCGCAAGAGACACTTTCCGCTCTTCATCCTCAACGTCTTCCTGAGCTTATATGCGGTATACGGCTGGATCGTGCCCGGCCTGTTTCATCACCCAGGTATGGACTGGGGGCGGATCCTGAGCTCGATGAGCGTAGAGATGGCGACGGGAGTTTTTTCGCGGCTTCCCCAGCTTGCCCTCACTATGATCGGGTCTTTCCTTTTGGTTTTGAGTGTCTTGCGGGCCTTCGGCTGTGTGGCCTCGATCATTAATACCGCTTCGCGGATCGCTAACAAATCGGCCCATGCGCTGCCGCAAGCAGCGGTCCTGGGGTCGATGGCGGTGGGAACCGTGACCGGCAGCGGAGCGGCCAATGCGATAACCATCGGCTCGGCCACCATCCCGGCCATGATCGCCAGCGGGATACCCAAGGTGAACGCCGCCGCCATCGAGACCGCTGCCTCCCTTGGCGGCCAACTCATGCCGCCGGTTATGGGAATTGCCGCATTCCTCATGGCCGAGTTCCTGGGAGTGAGCTATTTCGAAGTCGTGGCGCGGGGGTACGCTCCAGCTTTGATTTACTATGCCGGCGTCAGTGTCGGCGTCTACCTGATCTCCGTTCGTTACCAGACCGGCATGGCGAGAATCCCGCTCGTGCAGACGGGCATCTTGGACAAGATCAACCTCCTCGTCTACGTGGGCGTTATTGCCGGGCTGATATACCTTATGGGGGTCGCCCAAGTGCCGCCGATGCTGGCCGCCTTGAGAGTATTCGTCGTGACCGGTATCGTAGTCTCGGTGATCTTCATCTTCACAACCCTTCGATCCCGCCCTTCCCGGGATCTCCGGTCCCTTGCCGCCCCCTTCCTCCGCTTCATTGACCACTTTACAACTATGACCTTTGACCTGACTCTTTTGCTGGCCAGCCTATCCATCATGACGGGTGTTGTGGTCATCACGGGAATTACGACGAAAGTCGGGTTCCTCCTGATGGAGGCAGCGGGCTTTCATCTCGTGGCGATGATTCTTGTGGCCTTTTTTTTCGGAGCTATCGTGGGCACCGGGTTGCCCCCGGCGCCTACCTACATCCTCACCGCCCTGGTGATCGCCCCCGCCATGATTAAGGTTGGCATCAACCCCTGGGTCATCCACTTCTTCGCTTTCTTCGTGGCCGTCTGGGGAGAACTGACGCCGCCGACCTCCGTTGTGGCCGCGGTGACGTCTAAAATCGCCGACGCCCCTTTCATGGGGACATTGTTCAGGGGAATCCAGCTATGTTGTGTCCTGTTCTTGTTGATGGGTGGGGTTTTTGCCAGGCCCGAGCTGGTGTTAGAGCCGGGGATGGCTCAGCTGGGCGCCATGTTTCTGCTCATGGCCGGCACGGTGGGCATCCAGTTTAGCATCCAGGCGAAATACAGCAACAAGAGGGGACGAGACGTGATCGCCAGGATTGCCCTGGCAGGCTTCTCGCTCATAGTGGTCTTGCACCCCAGCACGCGCCTCGCGACCCTGGCCATAGCGCCGATTGCGGTGTTT